From a region of the Fischerella sp. JS2 genome:
- a CDS encoding DUF4327 family protein has translation MDTNTLVKYDIEVIKEEARELVKKGAIRRNEPIYALCRYIPGRDWVCVELELEKNEFLLRDKIIDLLGREDWNED, from the coding sequence ATGGATACTAACACTCTTGTTAAGTATGACATTGAAGTTATTAAAGAAGAAGCACGTGAACTTGTGAAAAAAGGAGCAATTCGTCGTAACGAGCCAATTTATGCTTTATGTAGATATATTCCTGGACGTGATTGGGTTTGTGTGGAACTTGAGCTAGAAAAAAATGAATTTTTGCTTCGGGATAAGATTATAGACCTCTTAGGTCGTGAAGATTGGAACGAAGACTGA
- a CDS encoding DUF4336 domain-containing protein, whose protein sequence is MNAQESNSGVMPQKLPMQGRDWSWPFWPAVPLYPYGKRRTCCCEVVEDTIWTFDQLHGILYTIVPIRMTVVKLETGGLLVYAPVAPTRECIRIMNELVARYGDVKYIILPTSSGLEHKVFVGPFARCFPQAQVFVAPHQWSFPFNLPLSWLGFPPKRTYILPENPSLAPMSSEFNYAILDIDLGRGSFAEVAFFHKRSHTLLLIDSVVSVPEEPPAIFKLDPYPLLFHARDNASEAIKDNEVNRRKGWQRISLFAIYFRPSTLETIGLGQAFRDALKAPDRSRKAYFGVFPFRWQENWQQSFAALRNQGRPFVAPILQTLIFPQDPTQVLNWVDQVANWDFQQIISCHFDSPIQTSPEQFRQAFAFLEQKSSVSQNSFTSHSHPLLAEDAKFIKKLEANLIKWGVATPPKELDLWKN, encoded by the coding sequence TTACGGCAAGCGGCGGACATGCTGCTGTGAAGTTGTTGAGGACACAATCTGGACATTCGATCAGCTGCACGGCATTCTCTATACAATCGTTCCAATTCGGATGACTGTAGTTAAACTCGAAACTGGTGGTCTTCTAGTCTACGCACCTGTAGCTCCCACCAGAGAGTGTATCCGCATCATGAATGAATTGGTAGCAAGATATGGTGATGTTAAATACATTATTCTGCCCACAAGTTCTGGCTTAGAACACAAAGTCTTCGTTGGCCCTTTCGCTAGATGCTTTCCCCAAGCGCAAGTATTTGTTGCTCCCCACCAGTGGAGTTTTCCGTTCAACTTGCCGTTAAGTTGGCTAGGCTTTCCTCCCAAACGCACTTACATACTTCCAGAAAACCCCAGCCTGGCTCCTATGAGTAGTGAATTCAACTATGCAATCTTGGATATTGATCTGGGACGGGGGTCTTTTGCCGAAGTTGCTTTTTTCCACAAGCGATCGCACACTCTACTGCTAATTGATTCTGTAGTGTCTGTGCCAGAAGAACCACCTGCAATTTTTAAATTAGATCCCTATCCCTTACTCTTTCACGCCAGAGACAACGCCTCAGAAGCGATCAAAGATAACGAAGTCAACCGTCGTAAGGGATGGCAACGCATTTCCTTGTTTGCCATCTATTTCCGTCCTAGTACACTAGAGACAATAGGATTAGGGCAGGCATTTCGCGATGCCCTCAAAGCACCAGACCGTTCCAGAAAAGCCTACTTTGGTGTATTTCCATTTCGATGGCAAGAAAATTGGCAGCAATCATTTGCAGCGTTAAGAAATCAGGGACGTCCATTTGTAGCACCGATTTTGCAAACTCTGATTTTTCCTCAAGACCCTACACAAGTACTCAACTGGGTTGATCAGGTTGCTAATTGGGATTTTCAGCAAATTATTTCCTGTCACTTTGACTCGCCAATTCAAACCAGTCCGGAGCAATTTCGGCAAGCATTCGCCTTTCTTGAGCAAAAATCCTCTGTGAGTCAAAACTCATTTACCAGCCACAGCCATCCTCTGTTGGCAGAAGATGCTAAATTTATTAAGAAACTAGAAGCAAATTTGATTAAATGGGGTGTGGCTACACCTCCAAAAGAGTTAGATCTTTGGAAAAACTAA
- the devC gene encoding ABC transporter permease DevC, with protein sequence MLRKYFRTILLAWRQLIKQKTRLAVAVVGIAFANIMICTQMGFEASLFDSSTAPQRSFDTDLVMVSSHFKSVYSLKNFSRERLYQALGFKGVESVSPLYMGYGKWRNPQTRRLLTILVFGTDPRTIAFKFPEVEQNRSQLQKLDTVLFDQGSLPEFGPIATLWQQQAIVETELNDVNVRVGGLFTLGASFGAYGNVITSDSTYLHLFPNHHPQQIQIGLIKLQADAHPQQVAQSLVDDLPDDVMIFTNESFAQAEKAYWAKTTPIGFVFGLGVIVSFIVGIVIVYQIIYAEIADHLPQYAMLKAIGYSDRYLIAVLIQEALLLAVLGYIPGFIVSLGLYQLAATATMLPIFMTIERGFTVFVLTVTMCLISAFTTMRKLNSADPADVF encoded by the coding sequence ATGCTTCGCAAATACTTTCGTACAATCCTCCTAGCATGGCGACAGCTAATTAAACAGAAGACTCGTTTGGCGGTAGCAGTAGTGGGTATTGCCTTTGCAAACATTATGATCTGTACTCAGATGGGGTTTGAAGCTTCACTATTTGATAGTTCCACAGCACCACAAAGAAGCTTTGATACAGATTTGGTAATGGTAAGTTCCCATTTTAAAAGTGTATATTCACTCAAAAATTTTTCTCGAGAGCGATTGTATCAGGCGTTAGGATTTAAAGGGGTAGAATCGGTAAGTCCGCTTTATATGGGTTATGGAAAATGGAGAAATCCCCAAACACGGCGTTTGCTAACTATTTTAGTGTTTGGTACAGACCCGAGAACGATTGCATTTAAATTTCCTGAAGTTGAGCAAAACCGTAGTCAGTTGCAAAAACTGGATACAGTGTTGTTTGACCAAGGTTCTCTACCAGAATTTGGGCCGATCGCCACTTTATGGCAACAGCAAGCAATTGTAGAAACTGAATTAAATGATGTCAATGTCCGGGTTGGAGGTTTATTTACCTTGGGTGCATCATTTGGCGCATACGGAAATGTGATTACCAGCGACTCAACTTATCTGCACTTATTCCCCAATCATCATCCACAGCAGATTCAAATTGGTCTAATTAAGTTACAAGCAGATGCACATCCACAACAAGTTGCCCAAAGTTTAGTAGATGATTTACCTGATGATGTGATGATTTTTACTAATGAGAGTTTTGCACAGGCAGAAAAAGCTTATTGGGCAAAAACAACTCCAATAGGTTTTGTTTTTGGTTTGGGCGTGATTGTTTCTTTTATTGTTGGAATTGTAATCGTTTATCAGATTATTTATGCTGAAATTGCCGATCACTTACCACAATACGCTATGCTCAAGGCAATAGGGTATAGCGATCGCTATTTAATCGCAGTACTGATTCAAGAAGCTTTACTCCTAGCAGTATTAGGTTACATACCAGGATTTATTGTTTCCTTGGGACTTTATCAGCTAGCAGCGACTGCTACCATGCTACCCATTTTTATGACTATTGAGCGGGGTTTCACTGTATTTGTTTTAACAGTGACAATGTGCTTGATTTCTGCATTTACCACTATGCGAAAATTAAATTCTGCTGATCCTGCTGATGTATTTTAA